Proteins from a genomic interval of Solea solea chromosome 10, fSolSol10.1, whole genome shotgun sequence:
- the dok1a gene encoding docking protein 1 isoform X1, translating into MDSLIKTGTVYLQPHKTGRKWKAVLLSLFPHSSSGVGRLEIVDVTAGGATGDYGGVVRKHQPHAERKLKVVRLSELISVLRLPPNAEACPMENMSAFCVEAQDRTMVFAALKDDCVDWVEKLCHSSFPRGGGGSGSNLLHMEENQIYASADKASDFWVGVQRTDAATRCGLQGSYWLQVGREALCLRDTQKQKSVVWEWPYELLRRYGKDKVSLTIEAGRRCVSGPGTFTFETQQAEKIFSLIQSTIKQKTTRTQRNQNQEDEKVNFTNKQPHSLHPKIPDVTSVAAILEKDLRTNERTEEDLLVPQAQPAPITLMPLPSIPTQDGVSEGQHSELSDPVYDDPADCILSIPTLPSSTALYVDPACVLPLKPPKSEEPVTAPPPSSTSQPRFDIHHPDSEYSEVFDKVAPLRSRQAIFQSKAQVKPFADDKVIYAEPMTAQVSHKSELKPDPFAHLYAQVCKKTPSSGPLTSSSTTVTANTSTTKDVDSSLEDVIYENLGII; encoded by the exons ATGGACTCACTGATCAAGACAGGGACAGtttacctgcagcctcacaagACTGGCAga AAATGGAAGGCAGTCCTATTGTCTCTGTTTcctcacagcagcagtggagtcGGTCGACTGGAGATTGTGGACGTCACAG caggtggcgccaCAGGTGACTATGGTGGCGTCGTCAGGAAACACCAGCCTCACGCCGAGCGGAAACTGAAGGTGGTTCGACTGTCAGAGCTGATCAGTGTCCTCAGACTCCCACCCAACGCTGAAGCCTGTCCCATG GAGAACATGTCTGCGTTTTGTGTGGAGGCCCAGGACAGAACCATGGTGTTCGCTGCTCTCAAAGACGACTGTGTGGACTGGGTGGAAAAACTGTGTCACAGCTCGTTTCCG agaggaggaggaggatcaggATCAAATCTGCTTCATATGGAGGAGAACCAGATTTATGCCTCAGCAGACAAAG cctcAGATTTCTGGGTTGGGGTTCAGCGGACGGATGCAGCGACACGCTGTGGCCTGCAGGGGTCATACTGGCTGCAGGTGGGACGAGAAGCTCTGTGtctcagagacacacagaagcagaagaGCGTGGTGTGGGAGTGGCCGTACGAGCTGCTCAGACGATACGGGAAAGATAAG GTGTCTTTAACCATTGAAGCCGGCAGACGCTGTGTCTCTGGTCCTGGAACCTTCACCTTTGAGACACAACAGGCAGAGAAAATATTCTCCCTGATCCAGAGCACCATCAAACAAAAGACAACCAGAACCCAGCGGAACCAGAACCAGGAGGACGAGAAAGTCAACTTCACCAACAAACAGCCTCATTCCCTCCATCCCAAAATCCCAGACGTGACGAGTGTGGCTGCCATCCTGGAGAAAGACCTGAGGACAAACGAGAGGACAGAAGAAGACCTGCTGGTTCCTCAGGCTCAGCCAGCTCCCATCACCCTCATGCCTCTTCCATCCATCCCCACACAGGATGGCGTATCCGAAGGTCAACACAGCGAACTATCAGATCCTGTGTACGATGACCCCGCTGACTGCATTCTGTCCATACCGACACTACCATCGTCCACAGCTCTGTACGTAGACCCTGCTTGTGTTCTTCCACTGAAACCCCCAAAGTCAGAGGAACCAGTGAcagccccccctccctcctccacctcacAGCCCCGCTTTGACATCCACCATCCAGACTCGGAGTACTCCGAGGTGTTCGACAAAGTCGCTCCACTACGGAGTCGACAAGCCATCTTTCAGAGCAAAGCACAAGTCAAGCCTTTTGCAGACGACAAAGTCATTTATGCCGAACCCATGACGGCGCAGGTGTCGCATAAAAGCGAACTCAAACCTGACCCATTTGCGCACCTTTACGCTCAAGTCTGCAAGAAAACACCGTCATCGGGTCCCTTGACATCTTCTAGCACCACTGTCACCGCCAACACAAGCACAACCAAAGACGTGGACTCGTCTCTAGAAGACGTCATCTACGAAAACTTGGGCATTATTTAG
- the dok1a gene encoding docking protein 1 isoform X2 encodes MDSLIKTGTVYLQPHKTGRKWKAVLLSLFPHSSSGVGRLEIVDVTGGATGDYGGVVRKHQPHAERKLKVVRLSELISVLRLPPNAEACPMENMSAFCVEAQDRTMVFAALKDDCVDWVEKLCHSSFPRGGGGSGSNLLHMEENQIYASADKASDFWVGVQRTDAATRCGLQGSYWLQVGREALCLRDTQKQKSVVWEWPYELLRRYGKDKVSLTIEAGRRCVSGPGTFTFETQQAEKIFSLIQSTIKQKTTRTQRNQNQEDEKVNFTNKQPHSLHPKIPDVTSVAAILEKDLRTNERTEEDLLVPQAQPAPITLMPLPSIPTQDGVSEGQHSELSDPVYDDPADCILSIPTLPSSTALYVDPACVLPLKPPKSEEPVTAPPPSSTSQPRFDIHHPDSEYSEVFDKVAPLRSRQAIFQSKAQVKPFADDKVIYAEPMTAQVSHKSELKPDPFAHLYAQVCKKTPSSGPLTSSSTTVTANTSTTKDVDSSLEDVIYENLGII; translated from the exons ATGGACTCACTGATCAAGACAGGGACAGtttacctgcagcctcacaagACTGGCAga AAATGGAAGGCAGTCCTATTGTCTCTGTTTcctcacagcagcagtggagtcGGTCGACTGGAGATTGTGGACGTCACAG gtggcgccaCAGGTGACTATGGTGGCGTCGTCAGGAAACACCAGCCTCACGCCGAGCGGAAACTGAAGGTGGTTCGACTGTCAGAGCTGATCAGTGTCCTCAGACTCCCACCCAACGCTGAAGCCTGTCCCATG GAGAACATGTCTGCGTTTTGTGTGGAGGCCCAGGACAGAACCATGGTGTTCGCTGCTCTCAAAGACGACTGTGTGGACTGGGTGGAAAAACTGTGTCACAGCTCGTTTCCG agaggaggaggaggatcaggATCAAATCTGCTTCATATGGAGGAGAACCAGATTTATGCCTCAGCAGACAAAG cctcAGATTTCTGGGTTGGGGTTCAGCGGACGGATGCAGCGACACGCTGTGGCCTGCAGGGGTCATACTGGCTGCAGGTGGGACGAGAAGCTCTGTGtctcagagacacacagaagcagaagaGCGTGGTGTGGGAGTGGCCGTACGAGCTGCTCAGACGATACGGGAAAGATAAG GTGTCTTTAACCATTGAAGCCGGCAGACGCTGTGTCTCTGGTCCTGGAACCTTCACCTTTGAGACACAACAGGCAGAGAAAATATTCTCCCTGATCCAGAGCACCATCAAACAAAAGACAACCAGAACCCAGCGGAACCAGAACCAGGAGGACGAGAAAGTCAACTTCACCAACAAACAGCCTCATTCCCTCCATCCCAAAATCCCAGACGTGACGAGTGTGGCTGCCATCCTGGAGAAAGACCTGAGGACAAACGAGAGGACAGAAGAAGACCTGCTGGTTCCTCAGGCTCAGCCAGCTCCCATCACCCTCATGCCTCTTCCATCCATCCCCACACAGGATGGCGTATCCGAAGGTCAACACAGCGAACTATCAGATCCTGTGTACGATGACCCCGCTGACTGCATTCTGTCCATACCGACACTACCATCGTCCACAGCTCTGTACGTAGACCCTGCTTGTGTTCTTCCACTGAAACCCCCAAAGTCAGAGGAACCAGTGAcagccccccctccctcctccacctcacAGCCCCGCTTTGACATCCACCATCCAGACTCGGAGTACTCCGAGGTGTTCGACAAAGTCGCTCCACTACGGAGTCGACAAGCCATCTTTCAGAGCAAAGCACAAGTCAAGCCTTTTGCAGACGACAAAGTCATTTATGCCGAACCCATGACGGCGCAGGTGTCGCATAAAAGCGAACTCAAACCTGACCCATTTGCGCACCTTTACGCTCAAGTCTGCAAGAAAACACCGTCATCGGGTCCCTTGACATCTTCTAGCACCACTGTCACCGCCAACACAAGCACAACCAAAGACGTGGACTCGTCTCTAGAAGACGTCATCTACGAAAACTTGGGCATTATTTAG
- the dok1a gene encoding docking protein 1 isoform X3, with the protein MDSLIKTGTVYLQPHKTGRKWKAVLLSLFPHSSSGVGRLEIVDVTAGGATGDYGGVVRKHQPHAERKLKVVRLSELISVLRLPPNAEACPMENMSAFCVEAQDRTMVFAALKDDCVDWVEKLCHSSFPRGGGGSGSNLLHMEENQIYASADKASDFWVGVQRTDAATRCGLQGSYWLQVSLTIEAGRRCVSGPGTFTFETQQAEKIFSLIQSTIKQKTTRTQRNQNQEDEKVNFTNKQPHSLHPKIPDVTSVAAILEKDLRTNERTEEDLLVPQAQPAPITLMPLPSIPTQDGVSEGQHSELSDPVYDDPADCILSIPTLPSSTALYVDPACVLPLKPPKSEEPVTAPPPSSTSQPRFDIHHPDSEYSEVFDKVAPLRSRQAIFQSKAQVKPFADDKVIYAEPMTAQVSHKSELKPDPFAHLYAQVCKKTPSSGPLTSSSTTVTANTSTTKDVDSSLEDVIYENLGII; encoded by the exons ATGGACTCACTGATCAAGACAGGGACAGtttacctgcagcctcacaagACTGGCAga AAATGGAAGGCAGTCCTATTGTCTCTGTTTcctcacagcagcagtggagtcGGTCGACTGGAGATTGTGGACGTCACAG caggtggcgccaCAGGTGACTATGGTGGCGTCGTCAGGAAACACCAGCCTCACGCCGAGCGGAAACTGAAGGTGGTTCGACTGTCAGAGCTGATCAGTGTCCTCAGACTCCCACCCAACGCTGAAGCCTGTCCCATG GAGAACATGTCTGCGTTTTGTGTGGAGGCCCAGGACAGAACCATGGTGTTCGCTGCTCTCAAAGACGACTGTGTGGACTGGGTGGAAAAACTGTGTCACAGCTCGTTTCCG agaggaggaggaggatcaggATCAAATCTGCTTCATATGGAGGAGAACCAGATTTATGCCTCAGCAGACAAAG cctcAGATTTCTGGGTTGGGGTTCAGCGGACGGATGCAGCGACACGCTGTGGCCTGCAGGGGTCATACTGGCTGCAG GTGTCTTTAACCATTGAAGCCGGCAGACGCTGTGTCTCTGGTCCTGGAACCTTCACCTTTGAGACACAACAGGCAGAGAAAATATTCTCCCTGATCCAGAGCACCATCAAACAAAAGACAACCAGAACCCAGCGGAACCAGAACCAGGAGGACGAGAAAGTCAACTTCACCAACAAACAGCCTCATTCCCTCCATCCCAAAATCCCAGACGTGACGAGTGTGGCTGCCATCCTGGAGAAAGACCTGAGGACAAACGAGAGGACAGAAGAAGACCTGCTGGTTCCTCAGGCTCAGCCAGCTCCCATCACCCTCATGCCTCTTCCATCCATCCCCACACAGGATGGCGTATCCGAAGGTCAACACAGCGAACTATCAGATCCTGTGTACGATGACCCCGCTGACTGCATTCTGTCCATACCGACACTACCATCGTCCACAGCTCTGTACGTAGACCCTGCTTGTGTTCTTCCACTGAAACCCCCAAAGTCAGAGGAACCAGTGAcagccccccctccctcctccacctcacAGCCCCGCTTTGACATCCACCATCCAGACTCGGAGTACTCCGAGGTGTTCGACAAAGTCGCTCCACTACGGAGTCGACAAGCCATCTTTCAGAGCAAAGCACAAGTCAAGCCTTTTGCAGACGACAAAGTCATTTATGCCGAACCCATGACGGCGCAGGTGTCGCATAAAAGCGAACTCAAACCTGACCCATTTGCGCACCTTTACGCTCAAGTCTGCAAGAAAACACCGTCATCGGGTCCCTTGACATCTTCTAGCACCACTGTCACCGCCAACACAAGCACAACCAAAGACGTGGACTCGTCTCTAGAAGACGTCATCTACGAAAACTTGGGCATTATTTAG
- the LOC131466629 gene encoding neuronal membrane glycoprotein M6-a-like, whose product MEENMDESQSQKGCKECCERCVGSLPWASLIATVLLYMGVALFCGCGHEALSGTVSILYNYFDVIKAPEGSLDVFTIIDILQYLIYGLAAGFFVFGVLLLVEGFFTTGAIRDLYGEFKITACGRCLTAFLMFLAYLFFLVWLGVTAFTSLPVFMYFNVWSMCQNSSLVEGGKFCLDLRQFGAVTISEEKKVCAGSEKFLKMCDSNELDMTFHLFVCALAGAGAAVIAMVHFLMALAANWGYLKDASRMQKYEDIKSKEEQELHDIHSTRSKERLNAYT is encoded by the exons ATGGAGGAAAACATGGACGAGTCTCAGAGCCAGAAAG gttgtAAGGAGTGCTGTGAGCGATGTGTGGGCAGTTTACCCTGGGCGTCGCTCATCGCCACCGTCCTCCTCTACATGGGCGTGGCCTTGTTCTGCGGGTGTGGCCATGAGGCTTTAAGTGGCACCGTCAGCATCCTCTACAACTATTTTGACGTCATCAAAGCTCCTGAAGGATCACTGGATGTGTTCACCAT CATTGACATCCTGCAGTACCTCATCTATGGTCTGGCTGCTGGCTTCTTCGTGTTTGGAGTGTTGCTGTTGGTTGAAGGTTTCTTCACCACTGGAGCCATCAGAGATCTGTACGGAGAGTTTAAGATCACCGCCTGTGGACGCTGCCTCACTGCATTT ctcatgTTCCTGGCCTACCTGTTCTTCCTGGTGTGGTTGGGAGTGACGGCGTTCACCAGTCTGCCCGTCTTCATGTACTTCAACGTCTGGTCCATGTGTCAGAACAGCAGCCTGGTGGAAGGAGGGAAGTTCTGCCTGGACCTGCGTCAGTTTG GAGCAGTTACCATCTCTGAGGAGAAGAAAGTGTGTGCAGGATCTGAGAAGTTCTTGAAGATGTGTGACTCCAACGAG ctggACATGACCTtccatctgtttgtttgtgctctggcaggagcaggagctgcTGTCATCGCCATG GTCCACTTCCTGATGGCTCTGGCTGCCAACTGGGGCTACCTGAAGGACGCCAGCCGGATGCAGAAGTATGAGGACATCAAGTCcaaggaggagcaggagctgcATGACATCCACTCGACACGCTCCAAAGAACGACTCAACgcatacacataa